Genomic window (Desulforegula conservatrix Mb1Pa):
ACCCTGAGATTGAAGATGAAGGAGCCTCAATGATGTCTGGATGGACAGGCTTTTCAGAGCCTTATGACACAGACTATGAGAATGAGCAGTCCTTTTTTATCATGGAATATGCGCTCTTCTCCCTCAGAATCGACACGAAAGACGTTCCTGCCAGGCTTCTACAAAAGCATGTGGTTATTGAATCAAAGAAGCGTCTTTCCGGGTCGGGCAAGTCTTTTTTAACCAAAGCCGAAAAAAAAGAAATCAAAGAATCAGTTTACGCCATGCTGTTTTCCAAGGCTCCTCTAAAGCCAAGTATACATAATGTTTTATGGGATTTAGCCAAAAACGAAGTGCATATTTTTGCAGCCTCAAAAGCTGCATTAGAAGATTTTGAAACGCTTTTCAGCAAGTCTTTCGGACTCAGGGCAATCAGGCTTTTCCCTTATACTCTGGCGGAGCAGATGCTGAATCCGGCTGAGAATGCGGCTTTCCTTAACCTAATACCTTCAAGCTTCAGGGTGTAATTATGCTGGATCTGTCAGTAGCTTACAAAAAATATAAATTCATAGGTTCCGAGTTCCTAACCTGGCTGTTTTATGTGGCTGAAAATGAAGCATTCAGGATTTCTGAAGATCTGGAAATCGGCATTTCAACACATATTGTCAACATCTCTTTTGAAAATGAGATGCCAAAAGAAACATTGAGCATCAAGGGCGACGATTCTGTCGATAGAGATGAATGCACAAGCGCACTCAGGCGAGGCGCTCTTGTATCAAAGATCAGGCTGGCGTTCGAAATACGCGAAAATATTTATCATTTTACGATCCATGCAGATTGGCTGTCTTTTTCATCCTTGAACCTTCCACAGACTGAAAGCATAGCTGAAGACAGCGATGGCGCCACTCTTGAGAGGATCTATCTGTACAACCAAGCTGTAGAAGCAATGGACAAGCTTTTTGAACGGTTTATCAGGATAAGGCTCTCGAATGATTGGAATGCGGCTGTGAGCAATATCAGGAAGTGGATCACAAGAGATTAAGCGAAACCGCCTTTTGGCGGTATGCTTGGCCGGGCGGCCCAGGCACTGACGAGCAGCCGGAGGATAAAATGGCAAACAAAATAAAGAGTCTCAACAGCATATGGTCTCTCGCCTCAAAGCGGAGAATCAGCCAGGAGCGGGTTTACGAACTTGCTTCCGGGCTTGGCGTGAACAAGCTCACGGATCTGGATGAAACCGGATTCCGGGAGCTTGAACACAGGCTTATGAATTTAGCTGTGATGAAGCATGAAACCGTCTGGCCGGATCAGAGGGAGAAAATCAAATCCCTTCGCAATATGCTTGGCTGGAGCAACGAGTATCTGCTGGCTTTTGCAAAAAATCAGGTGAAGATCGAAGCGCCGGACGCAATGACCCCAGAAAAGGCGGATCTTCTGATTAGAAGAATGGGCAAGGTGCTTGCTGATGAGCAGGCAAAGAAACAGCAGACGTTGTTTTAATAACTGGCAAGGTAAAGGATCTTTAAATGGAAGATAAAACACAAGTCGAAGCAAGACCAATAACCAAGGATGACTGGGCCAGGATCAAGGAAATGATGAATTACCCTCATGGTTCAACATCGCTCCTTATTGATGGGTTTAAAGTAGAGTTATGCCAAAAGTTAATCAAAAAAAGAGTCGTTACAGCTGTGTATGTCGATGGCTACATTAAAGGTGAGTGGATGAAGGTCGGTGAAGTTGGTCAGATCCCTGAGCAAGCACGGCGTTTCTGGCAAATAAAAACAAAAAAGCTGATCCCAGAAAAAGAGATGAAAAAGATGCTCAGGGGATCTAGTAAAAACCACAAGGAAGAGATGGCTTCCAGAAATCAGTATCAGGTCGTTAATTGTTGCTGGTCGAGCTTTGGCCCTCTCAAACGTCATTTTGAAGCCAACAACAAGGATATCCGGGTTATTTCGATCTGGTAGGGAGGATTTATTATGTCTGTTTCTTTTGGGTGTAAGTGCGAAGAACGCAAAAAGCCGGTGAAAGATAGAGCCTGGTTTGTATTGCTGAGAGAACATCATTGCTCCGCATTTGCTGGTTATAGGGTTACTCCAAGTAAATATAGTACTGTTCATTGTAACTCATGTGGTTCGGCTGGCCGTACTAAAGCAGCGTATGTCTCAGAACTCAAGGATTATGAACCATGAAAACCAACAACAACAATATCAAAAGAGCCAAGCTCGCGACCATCCACATTGCAAAGGCCCAGCTTGGAATGGATGACGACACATACCGGGAAATGCTGGCAAGCTTTGGCCTGAAATCATCCAAGGATGCCAGCATTCCCAAGCTTAACGAGATCATCACGCATCTTGAATCCAAAGGCTTTGAGAGCAAAAAGAGGAAGAACCAGCCCAAGGCGGTCAAGGGGCAGGCTCCTGAAACTGCATTAATGGGCAAGATCGGGGCGCTTCTGGCTGATGGCAAATTGCAATGGGCCTATGGCCACGGAATAGCAAAGAAGATGTTCGGTGTGGAAAGGCTTGAATGGTGCGATTGCCAGCAGCTGCGGAAGGTTGTGGCGGCACTGGAATACAATAAAAAACGGCTGGCAAAAAAGCAGGCTGAAGAAGCACAGGCGCAGACAGAGAATATTCAGGTGTAGGGTGCGTGGCGTTTTTGCACGCACCGGGTTGAAATGGTGCGTGGAAAGACGCCACGCACCCTACAAAAAGGAACTTATGAAACTCGAAGACCTTGAAAGCATAATGGATGAAGAAACCTTCGTGGCGTTTCTTGGGCATTTCGGAGGCCGCAGGCTTTACGTGCCAAAGGCTGTGACTGCGGATCATTCCATTGCCGTGGTCATTGGCCTCGAAGCCGCCACAGTGCTTTCTGATTACCTCCAGGGCGAGTCCGTGGATCTTCCCACACTCGACAGATACAACCGAAGACTCAAGCGCAAAAAAATTCTTGAACTTAGAAAACAGAAAAAAAGTTTCGACTGGATTGCCTGGGAAGTTGGCTGCTCAAGACGCTTCGTGATTCAGGTTTGCAAGGATGGTCACGAGGAGATCGAAGCGGAGAGGGTTGAGCCGAGGTTCAGGCAGTTGGAGTTGTTTTAATACTATTTGGAGGGGTGATGAAATTAGAAAAAAGCATTGCTGAAAAGTTGATAATCAGCGGAATCCCTAATCAAGATCCTATAGCCGTATATTTTGAAGACATTGGGCCTGGTCAGGGTAAAATCACGATTACGTGTTTCAATGATTGCTGGTCGTATTTCTGGGGCGGCATGGGTAAAAAAACTCCAATAAGAGAATTTTTCCGCTCCTGCAATACAAGCTATATAGCTCATAAACTCAGTCCTGAAACAGAAGGAACCGTATATGACTTTTGTCAGTTACCTCAGCACGCTAAAAAGCGTATTTGTGAATTAAGAAGAGATGATGATCTTTCTGAGACCAAGGCAAGGGAGCTATTCGATGAAGCTGACCGTTTATATGCAGCTGATGATGTCAGTGATCTCGACAGAGACATTATGTTCGAAATATATGGCGAAGATTGGTATGATTGCCTTCCCCGCCAAGCGAATC
Coding sequences:
- the rdgC gene encoding recombination-associated protein RdgC, giving the protein PEIEDEGASMMSGWTGFSEPYDTDYENEQSFFIMEYALFSLRIDTKDVPARLLQKHVVIESKKRLSGSGKSFLTKAEKKEIKESVYAMLFSKAPLKPSIHNVLWDLAKNEVHIFAASKAALEDFETLFSKSFGLRAIRLFPYTLAEQMLNPAENAAFLNLIPSSFRV
- a CDS encoding gp16 family protein encodes the protein MKTNNNNIKRAKLATIHIAKAQLGMDDDTYREMLASFGLKSSKDASIPKLNEIITHLESKGFESKKRKNQPKAVKGQAPETALMGKIGALLADGKLQWAYGHGIAKKMFGVERLEWCDCQQLRKVVAALEYNKKRLAKKQAEEAQAQTENIQV